A genomic segment from Pyxidicoccus trucidator encodes:
- a CDS encoding AgmX/PglI C-terminal domain-containing protein codes for MRSLPLLLMMLSGSACTPRQSSMPVPLREELNKDAIQEVLAAHRPEIRACYEQTIRTRGFTPEGRLVVGFVIEADGAVRESRLVSATTDSPMLERCVLERVATWTFPRPQSNGRVSVHYPYVFVQAPPETPKQAPAPTQ; via the coding sequence ATGAGGAGCCTGCCACTGCTGCTGATGATGCTGAGCGGGAGCGCCTGTACGCCACGGCAGTCGTCCATGCCCGTCCCCCTTCGCGAAGAGCTGAACAAGGACGCCATCCAAGAGGTGCTGGCAGCCCACCGACCGGAGATCCGGGCCTGCTACGAGCAGACCATCCGGACGCGCGGCTTCACGCCTGAAGGCCGGCTGGTCGTGGGGTTCGTCATCGAGGCGGATGGCGCGGTGAGGGAGAGCCGGTTGGTGTCCGCCACCACCGACTCTCCGATGCTGGAGCGCTGCGTCCTGGAGCGGGTGGCGACCTGGACGTTCCCCCGTCCACAGAGCAACGGCAGGGTCAGCGTCCACTACCCGTACGTTTTCGTGCAGGCGCCCCCGGAAACACCGAAGCAGGCGCCTGCGCCCACGCAATGA